In Hahella sp. KA22, one genomic interval encodes:
- a CDS encoding DUF4153 domain-containing protein — MTPQETRFPFYSTLFAGIATGVAAWLGAEHWPDGLMAQKAAAVAIAFVFVFAGAFLFTARTRRGAPNWMLAAGIAIVIGLSAVWLISNTFKPEGGSYEGSSDLVTSWWATIVPLLFVLLPFVQRDFQKSQRFMSDILSVELYRKYWENLFILAFAGLLVGLYWLVATLCAALFDILKIFELGRFIEYEPVGWTASAIIFAFGISLGCRYPSLLNMLTGLIATVCRAILPPVAVFMIAFAVTLPIVGLDMIWSTGRSTPMLLAMILVAVVSLNGAAQCGGEGGLPYPQWLRSVIYVLLALLPVFALLAGYSLYQRIDQYGLTPDRYYPALLVVLALALTLSYGVMFIMKRSPWLTTLNTVNTPVILVAALMAMLTLTPWLNSQEVSASNQFARLAAGKSTAESVDLGLLRFQLGRSGQERLAQIKAMAGGESSLSQAQAQVLSQRLEVLKTANYYYDWKEKERLAELYSKPIGLEWLDEGVADVAAFEGAVELEMCRERLCFAFTLDLDEDGDKEVLVAEDIEYVYDLKVYDADKAGAWRKVGQLDLSRASLCCNRDIAELLKNRDFQLQQPRYQSLRLGNALFSFSPE, encoded by the coding sequence ATGACCCCTCAAGAAACCCGTTTTCCCTTTTACTCCACTTTGTTCGCTGGTATAGCGACGGGCGTGGCCGCATGGCTGGGCGCCGAGCATTGGCCGGACGGTCTTATGGCTCAGAAGGCTGCGGCTGTCGCGATAGCTTTCGTTTTTGTCTTCGCCGGCGCGTTTTTGTTTACCGCCAGAACACGCAGGGGCGCTCCGAATTGGATGCTGGCTGCCGGCATCGCCATTGTAATTGGCCTATCTGCAGTCTGGTTAATCTCCAACACCTTCAAACCAGAGGGCGGCAGCTACGAGGGCTCCTCAGATCTGGTGACCTCATGGTGGGCGACAATAGTGCCGCTGTTATTCGTGCTACTGCCTTTTGTGCAGCGGGATTTTCAAAAGAGTCAGCGTTTTATGAGCGATATTCTCAGTGTAGAGCTGTATCGCAAGTATTGGGAAAATCTGTTTATTCTGGCGTTTGCTGGCCTGTTAGTTGGGTTGTACTGGCTGGTGGCGACGTTATGTGCGGCTTTGTTCGATATCCTGAAGATATTTGAGCTGGGGCGGTTCATTGAATACGAGCCTGTAGGTTGGACTGCGTCAGCGATCATCTTCGCGTTTGGAATCAGCCTGGGATGTCGCTACCCCAGCCTGTTGAACATGCTGACCGGACTTATCGCCACTGTGTGTCGTGCGATCCTGCCGCCAGTAGCGGTGTTCATGATCGCTTTTGCAGTCACCTTGCCCATCGTAGGTTTGGATATGATCTGGAGCACGGGTCGTTCCACACCCATGCTGCTGGCGATGATTCTGGTGGCGGTCGTATCGTTGAACGGCGCCGCCCAGTGTGGCGGCGAGGGCGGCCTTCCCTATCCGCAATGGCTACGTAGCGTTATATATGTTTTGTTGGCGTTATTACCTGTTTTCGCTTTGCTGGCGGGGTACTCGTTATATCAACGTATCGATCAGTATGGCCTGACTCCGGATCGTTATTACCCGGCTTTGCTGGTGGTGTTGGCGTTGGCGCTTACTCTGAGCTATGGCGTCATGTTTATTATGAAACGCTCGCCCTGGCTGACGACGTTAAATACGGTAAATACTCCGGTTATTCTGGTGGCGGCGCTGATGGCGATGTTAACGCTTACTCCTTGGCTGAACTCCCAGGAAGTCAGCGCAAGCAACCAGTTTGCGAGACTGGCTGCGGGAAAAAGCACCGCGGAAAGTGTCGATCTGGGCTTGCTCCGTTTTCAGTTAGGGCGCTCCGGCCAAGAGCGTTTAGCGCAGATCAAAGCGATGGCGGGAGGCGAGAGTTCTCTGTCTCAAGCTCAGGCGCAAGTACTCTCTCAACGTCTTGAAGTACTAAAAACCGCTAATTATTACTATGACTGGAAAGAGAAAGAGCGTCTGGCGGAGTTGTACTCAAAGCCAATAGGATTGGAATGGCTGGATGAGGGCGTCGCCGATGTTGCAGCATTTGAAGGCGCCGTGGAGTTGGAGATGTGTCGGGAGAGATTGTGTTTCGCTTTCACGTTAGATCTCGATGAGGATGGAGATAAAGAAGTATTGGTGGCGGAAGATATCGAGTACGTGTATGACCTCAAAGTTTACGATGCTGACAAGGCTGGTGCGTGGCGTAAGGTAGGCCAACTGGATTTATCCAGAGCGTCGTTGTGTTGCAATAGGGATATCGCCGAGCTATTGAAAAACAGAGACTTTCAGTTGCAGCAACCGCGCTACCAGTCTCTGCGTCTCGGCAACGCTCTATTTTCCTTCTCGCCTGAGTAG